The DNA window CTAAAGAAATCTAACAAAGTATCGGTAGAGTCTTCAAACAAATAGAAAGCGATATAATTTGCTGCTTGAGTCGATTCTTGTTGCAGTGATTTTTGGGTTCCTAAACTTAAAATCGATAAAAAATCAAAAGAAAATTCTTGATTTTCAGCAATTTCAAATTGATAACCAATAGCTGCTGCTTGACTTTGAGCCCAACCTAAATATTCTTGACCTTCTCCCACAGTTATCGCTTGAGAACTATTGTTAGCCAGGGGAAAACAATAGTCAGGTTCTAAACAAAAATTAACATCAAAATAGGCATTAGCATTGGCTTCAGCGAATACAGTTCCTGGAAAAGCTAATGCTAGGGTTTGAGTATCTGTAAACGTGGAAATGCTGGTAGGAACTTGACTAAAATTATAAATTAAAGTTTCGGCTTCAGCCGTAGCTAATGTGCCAGCAAAACTAGGGGAAATACTACTTAATAAAGCAATGACAGGAGTGGCTACTATGAATGATTTCATAGTAGATTTGGATGGAATATTCATGTTAAATTTTCTGGATTAAATTTTCAATCAGCAAGTATTAAGGGATCAATACCGATAATCAATAGATTTAATATAGTCTAGTAACCCAGGAAATTAAAAGGGTGTAATTTAAAGATTTTAGTTTTTTTTGTAAAGATCCCATAAAATCTTTAGGTGCAAAAACAGATGGTGATTTTCTCTGATTACACCCAAAGCTATTTCTGTGAAAATGCGCTCTCTCACTTCTCTACAACAATTAAAGCTGTCCTAAGATTTGCATCAATTTTTTAAGTTCAATAGCCGTTAAATCTCGCCATTGACCGGGTTGGAGTCCGTTTAACGTTAAATGTGCGATCGCCACTCTCACTAACCGTAACGTCGGAAACCCCACCGCCGCCGTCATTTTCCGCACTTGACGGTTACGACCCTCCGTTAACGTCAGTTCTAGCCAAGCTGTCGGTACGGTTTTACGAAATCGAATCGGAGGATCACGAGGCGGTAAACTGGGTTCTGTGGGGAGTAATTGCACTTGAGCAGGTTTTGTCCGATAATCCGATAATTGCACCCCCCGACTCAACTGTTGTAAGGCGATTTTGTCGGGTATGCGTTCTACCTGTACCCAATAGGTTCGAGGATGGGCAAATTTAGGATCAATTAACCGATGTTTAACTAAATTATGATTGGTTAATAATAATAATCCTTCACTATCTCGATCCAAGCGTCCAACGGGGTAAACGTTCGGAATTGAAATAAAATCTTTGAGGGTTTTACGCGGAGTCGTTGTCGGATCTTCATCGGTAAACTGACTCAAAACATCATAAGGTTTGTAAAACAAAATATATCGGTAGGACATAAGTGCAATTCGTTTTTATCAAGTTTGATCCATTAAAAATGCTAGAGCTTGTAATTTTATATTGACGAAAACATCAAGTTTGGCTTACAATAGAAAAAGGTTCCATTCGATCTGATGCAGACAAACTGCAAAAAATTGTTAAGCTCGTCGGTGGCAATGGAGATCCATCATAGTCACAACCGAAGCAAAACTGCTACCATACCAGTTATGCAGACTAGCATCTAGGGTGGCTGGGACGCTTACCGTTAACCGTTACTTAAAATTACAGCGAATGGCTACAGTAAAAGATAATTCTAGTTCTGAAAAGAAAAAAGCTCTAACCCAAGTTTTAAACCAAATTGAGCGTAGCTTTGGTAAAGGTGCTATTGTCCGCTTAGGGGACGCCACCCGGATGAAAGTGGAAACCATTCCCAGTGGCGCATTAACCCTAGACTTAGCCTTGGGAGGGGGTTTACCCAAGGGACGGGTGATTGAAATCTATGGGCCAGAAAGTTCGGGTAAAACTACATTAGCTTTACACGCGATCGCAGAAGTCCAAAAAGCCGGAGGAGTCGCCGCCTTTGTAGACGCCGAACACGCCCTAGATCCTAGCTATGCGGCTGTCTTAGGCGTCGATACCGAAAATTTACTCGTTTCTCAACCGGACACCGGAGAAATGGGTTTAGAAGTGGTGGATCAGTTGGTGCGGTCTGTGGCTGTTGATATTATTGTGATTGACTCCGTTGCTGCTTTAGTTCCCAGGGCTGAAATTGAAGGGGATATGGGGGACGCTCACATGGGGTTACAAGCTCGGTTAATGAGTCAAGCCTTACGCAAAATTACGGGTAATATTGGTAAGTCGAATTGTACCGTGATTTTCCTCAACCAATTGCGTCAAAAAATTGGTGTTGTCTATGGAAACCCGGAAACCACAACCGGAGGTAATGCGTTAAAATTCTATGCCTCTGTACGTTTAGATATTCGTCGAATTCAAACTTTAAAACGGGGAACCGATGAGTACGGAATTCGGGCTAAAGTTAAAGTTGCTAAAAATAAAATCGCCCCGCCTTTTCGGATTGCAGAATTTGATATTATTTTTGGAAAAGGGATTTCTACCTTGGGTTGTTTAGTTGATTTAGCGGAAGAAACAGGGGTATTAAAACGCAAAGGAGCTTGGTATAGTTATAACGGTGATAATATTGGTCAAGGACGAGATAAAACCCTAACCTATTTGGAAGAAAATCCAGCCTTGGCGACGGAAATTGAACAAAAAGTTAGAGGGGCTTTAGACAGTGGTGCTGTGGTTTCAGCCAATTCTGTCACCCAAGTTGATAGTCATGATGAAGAAGAGTTTGATAGCAGTTCAGAAGAAGAATAATTGATGTTGATGGGGGTAGGTTGATAACGGTTACAAAACCCGCCTTTTCCCCGTAGAGACGTGCCATGGCACGTCTCTACATAACTTGTTGATTTTGTCAAGCGGGTCATTTCGGATTAAACCGTTTCTTCTAAAAACTCGTGCATCGCCACACAGAAATTTGGTCAGAGAATCAAGATATTTTACAACACCATAAGGGTTTTAGCCCCTGTTTCTGCATATAGACACACTAAGCCCTTGGATGCCATCTTCTTAAGTATACCAGAACCCCTAGAAACTCGTCAACTATTTGAGAGTTATTTTCATTAAAATATCAGGATTTCCTGACAATCTTTTAAAAATCCAATTTATTTAAAATAAATAATTAGTAAAACTAATATAAAAATCCTGAAATGTCTGCTACAAATAATTGCTATTCCCCATTCGTAATTCGTAATTCGTAATTCGTAATTCCCTTTAACTCTTATTAATATTCTGCATAACCCACTTCATCTAAACGCTCTTGTTTTTCCAGAACAGATTGCTTGAGATTTTCTCGATAATCTAAAACCTTTTGTAATAGTTCAGAATCATGACTGGCTAATATTTGTACCGCTAATAAACCCGCATTTTTAGCATTGCCGATCGCTACCGTTGCCACCGGAATTCCCCCCGGCATTTGTACAATAGAATAGAGAGAATCAACCCCCTGTAACGTGCGAGTTGTCACCGGAACTCCAACTACAGGTAGAGGCGTTAAAGAAGCTACCATTCCGGGTAGATGCGCTGCCCCTCCTGCCCCGGCAATAATAACCTTCAGACCTCGCAGATGGGCAGTTTTCGCGTACTCAAACATCCGTTCTGGGGTGCGGTGCGCCGAAACAATTGCCACCTCATGGGAAATCCCAAATTCTTCACACACGGCGATCGCAGCACTCATCGTGGGTAAATCAGAATCACTCCCCATGATAATCCCCACAACAGGAGGAGTAGAGTTAGAAAATAATGATGTAGAGTTCAAAGTCTTAAATTATTCCTCATGACAACAACACAACAGCAAGACACTGCTACCTTCGATATTATCAATGTCCGTCTCCCTGGATCACAAAATTTACAACAAGTTTTAATTCGCCAAGGTCAAATCTATAATATTGAACCGATGAAGGTTTCGTCTCAACCTGGATCAACAGCAGAAATAGAACGGTTAGATCTCGAAGGAGATTGGCTATCCTTGGGAGGAATAGATTTACAAATTAACGGAGCATTAGGATTAGCCTTTCCCGATTTAGAACCCCAAGATTTTCCTAAATTAACCAAAATTTGTCAATACTTATGGCAACAGGGAATTGATGGTTTTATGCCTACTATTGTGACTACTTCTGTTGAGAAAATACAGCGATCGCTATCAACAATTGCCCAATTTATCCAACAGATTCCTCCAGACCAACCCACCGCTAAAATATTAGGGGTTCATCTTGAAGGGCCATTTCTCAATCCCAGTAAACGTGGGGCTCATCCCCAAGAGCATTTGTTACCCCTAACGCTGGATCATGTTCAACGGGTTCTAGGAGACTATGGAAACTGGGTTAAAATCATTACTTTAGCCCCGGAATTAGACCCCACAGGAACGGTTATTCCCCATTTGACCAATTTAGACATTATTGTGAGTTTAGGCCACTCCCAAGCCACCGCAGACCAAGCAGAACAAGCCTTTGCACTGGGGGCAACGATGGTAACTCATGCGTTCAATGCCATGCCCAGTTTACACCATCGAGAACCCGGTTTATTAGGATCGGCGTTAGTAAATCCAAAGGTTCAATCTGGCTTTATTGCTGACGGACAACACGTTTCCCCCTTAATGGTGGAGTTGCTCTTGCGAATGTCGGGAATAACCGCAACCCAGGAAACGACTAATTTAATCCCCCTGTTTTTAGTCAGTGATGCCTTAGCACCTTTGGGACTACCCGATGGTGTTTATCCTTGGGATCAACGACAAATTGAAGTCAAACAAGGAACAGCCCGTCTAAGCGATGGTACTTTAGCCGGAACCACATTACCCTTATTAATCGGGGTGCAAAATTTAGTTCAATGGAATTGTTGTAACGTCGGAGATGCGATCGCCTTAGCCACGACAGCCCCTCGACAGGCTCTAGGTCTGTTTTCTCTTATTGGTCAATCTGCTACCCATCTCTTGCGCTGGAAAGTTCATCTCTGTTCTCAAACCACCACCTTGACTTGGCAGCGACTGTTCCCTGACATCTAGCTTATGAATAATCGTCAGTCATTGCCAGGGTTGATTGTAACCTTGTTGAGATTTAATGGACTGGGATTATTTTTATTTGGGCATCTTTAAAAAGGGAATCGAAACGCTGCACAATTAGCTTTAGAAGCTGAACAGATTCGTCAGGGAATTAAGGACTTAAAAATTTACAATCGCAATCAATTTTTAAGTCCTGTAACGATTTCTTTAGGGATTGCAATATTTCCCCAACAGGGAACAACGGCAAAATTGGTGATTCAAGAGGCAGATAAAGCCTTATATCAGGCGAAAGTTCAAGGACGAGATCGGGTTGTTGTTGCCCATTAACTTCTGATCCGGCAACTTTCCCCTAAATGAAATAAAATAAAATTGAATGAGATTCACTGTTAACTTTTGTATACAAATATGGGTGAAGCCAAACGCCGAAAACAAAACCTGAAAGAGCAGTATGGCCAAGAAGAAAAGATTGTGTCTTGGCTGCCGATCACCAAAAACCAAAGCCAACAATTCATAGAGATTACCTCTAAAGCCAGTTGGTTAGGCATTGGGTTACTTGTTGCCGTCTGGGTTACGATTCGATTTATCGGCCCTGGATTGGGCTGGTGGCAAATTGATTGAGGTTCACCGGAAAGATATATTCATCTCAATCAGTGTTTCTGTGAGGAGAACTGTTTCCCAACACTGGAGATCAAAGATCCGATCCCTAGGGACTAAACTTATCAAAACTATTAAATCTTTTAATAGGTTTAGACCTAGTTTCCTTACCTTACCTTTGTGGATCAGGATCTGAGCCTCACTAGAACAGTAAAGTTAGAAAAAATTTAACGTTATTGTTTTCCTAGATACCTTATTAAACCAGTGGTTTCGTTAATCTGCAAAACATTCTGTGTTTTAACATGAGGGAGGTGATCTTTTCAATTAAGGCGGGTCAGACTAAGATTAATATTTCAGCACCAAAACCTTAAGATTATGTTAGATTCTGAAAATGATCTTAGGTGTGGTGATAGGAGGACAATTTATGTTTCTCAGACTTGCAGAACAACACCGCAAATTTGTTCAGGACTTGGTGATGAACCTCCAAGCTCTAGCCACCGTGCTAGAACGACAAGGGTATCTCGCCTCCTGCTACACCTGTGGCGGTCAGATGAATAGCGCCTCCTTCATGGTGAGTTTGGGCGAAAATCATCTGATTCGTTTCCTGGTGTCGGACTATGGAATTACCTGGACGGAAATGCGCGACGACCGGGAACTTATGAAACTAGAAGGGGCTGAAGCTATTCAACAGTTACAGGAATTGGCCAACTTAATGATTTACCGAGGAATGCCATCGGCTTCCCCCTTGGTCATGACTCCCAAACTCATCCAGCGTGTGTAGAAGACGCAAAATTTTGTGTTGTGCACCGAAGAATGATTTTGAGGGAGTATGACAACTCCCTGTAAGTGGTAATCTGAAATCAGAAGAACTGTTCCGCATTGCTCCAATCCGTTGAGGAGATTCTCTAAGATGTCAGCCGCAGCGCTTGTGAGCAACAAGATTGGAGTTTATGGTAACACTAGAATCTGATTGGCAACATCTGTTTGTTGAGACGAATAACATTCGTTTACACACGGTTACCCAAGGCGAGGGTGAACTCGTTGTACTCCTGCATGGGTTTCCTGAGTTTTGGTACGCTTGGCGCTATCAAATTCCCGCCCTAGCCCGTTATTTTAAAGTTGTTGTCCCTGATTTACGCGGTTACAACGATTCGGATAAACCGGAAAGTGGCTATGATTTAGATACCCTTTGTACTGATATTCAAGGATTAATTGAACGTCTAGGCTACGTCAAAGCTCATATCGTTGGGCATGATTGGGGCGGGTTAATTGCATGGCATTTCGCTCAAAAGTTTCCCCAATCTCTCAACCGTTTGGCGATTCTTAACGCTCCGCCCCCCCATCGTTTTGTTCAAGAATTAGTCAGTAATTTAGATCAACTTCGCCGCAGTTGGTTTGTGTTTGCCTTTCAAGTTCCGGGAATTCCTGAATGGTTAATTCAACAAAATTTAAAAGAATTTGTTACCAATGCGTTGCGAGAACACGCCATTCGTAAAGGTGCTTTTAGCGCCGAAGAAACTCAAATTTATGAAGCCGCTTTAGAAAAACCAGGGGTATTACAAGCGGCGATGAGTTATTATCGTCATTTATTTTGGCCGCCCACTTGGTTATTAGATTGGGTGCGAACTCCTCAAAAAGTGATGTCTCCCACTTTAGTATTATGGGGCAAAGAAGACTCCTTTTTAAGTCATCATCTTACTGAAGGTTTAGATCGATTAATTGCAGCCCCGTTTAAACTCCAATTAATTCCTGATTGTGGTCACTGGATGCAACAGGAAGTTCCCCAAACCGTAAATCGGGAATTGTTGAATTTTTTAAGGCGTTAGTTAGGATAGCGATCGCTCTTTAACTCCCTCAAAAAGCGATCGCCTCTCAATGCCGAGAAAATCAGCTTATATGAAATCCTGAAATGTATGCTATAGCGCTACGCGCATACGTTAGGACAATTTCTAAAGGCGGTATCCACACATTCTCGGACAGTTTTAAATTCCTTTAATCTCTTTGTAAGATATGCTAAAATATTTGCTGTAGCTAAAAATTTGCTTATAAACAGATTGACAAAAAAGTAACAGTATGCAAATCAAAAAATTAGAGTATTACGATGATGAGTACAAATGGAAGCTGGAAGAGGTAAATTTTCTGCCAAATCTCAA is part of the Planktothrix serta PCC 8927 genome and encodes:
- a CDS encoding PEP-CTERM sorting domain-containing protein (PEP-CTERM proteins occur, often in large numbers, in the proteomes of bacteria that also encode an exosortase, a predicted intramembrane cysteine proteinase. The presence of a PEP-CTERM domain at a protein's C-terminus predicts cleavage within the sorting domain, followed by covalent anchoring to some some component of the (usually Gram-negative) cell surface. Many PEP-CTERM proteins exhibit an unusual sequence composition that includes large numbers of potential glycosylation sites. Expression of one such protein has been shown restore the ability of a bacterium to form floc, a type of biofilm.), encoding MKSFIVATPVIALLSSISPSFAGTLATAEAETLIYNFSQVPTSISTFTDTQTLALAFPGTVFAEANANAYFDVNFCLEPDYCFPLANNSSQAITVGEGQEYLGWAQSQAAAIGYQFEIAENQEFSFDFLSILSLGTQKSLQQESTQAANYIAFYLFEDSTDTLLDFFSLNSSLNSANNYDLSIEKSNGFELSLLETTNAEENQASVNILLSGLYSRQLSEGQNLTLIAYQTSSTIVKAPEPSTSIGLLIMGALGIALGWKKKSNLSD
- a CDS encoding pseudouridine synthase — encoded protein: MSYRYILFYKPYDVLSQFTDEDPTTTPRKTLKDFISIPNVYPVGRLDRDSEGLLLLTNHNLVKHRLIDPKFAHPRTYWVQVERIPDKIALQQLSRGVQLSDYRTKPAQVQLLPTEPSLPPRDPPIRFRKTVPTAWLELTLTEGRNRQVRKMTAAVGFPTLRLVRVAIAHLTLNGLQPGQWRDLTAIELKKLMQILGQL
- the recA gene encoding recombinase RecA → MATVKDNSSSEKKKALTQVLNQIERSFGKGAIVRLGDATRMKVETIPSGALTLDLALGGGLPKGRVIEIYGPESSGKTTLALHAIAEVQKAGGVAAFVDAEHALDPSYAAVLGVDTENLLVSQPDTGEMGLEVVDQLVRSVAVDIIVIDSVAALVPRAEIEGDMGDAHMGLQARLMSQALRKITGNIGKSNCTVIFLNQLRQKIGVVYGNPETTTGGNALKFYASVRLDIRRIQTLKRGTDEYGIRAKVKVAKNKIAPPFRIAEFDIIFGKGISTLGCLVDLAEETGVLKRKGAWYSYNGDNIGQGRDKTLTYLEENPALATEIEQKVRGALDSGAVVSANSVTQVDSHDEEEFDSSSEEE
- the purE gene encoding 5-(carboxyamino)imidazole ribonucleotide mutase → MGSDSDLPTMSAAIAVCEEFGISHEVAIVSAHRTPERMFEYAKTAHLRGLKVIIAGAGGAAHLPGMVASLTPLPVVGVPVTTRTLQGVDSLYSIVQMPGGIPVATVAIGNAKNAGLLAVQILASHDSELLQKVLDYRENLKQSVLEKQERLDEVGYAEY
- the nagA gene encoding N-acetylglucosamine-6-phosphate deacetylase, which translates into the protein MTTTQQQDTATFDIINVRLPGSQNLQQVLIRQGQIYNIEPMKVSSQPGSTAEIERLDLEGDWLSLGGIDLQINGALGLAFPDLEPQDFPKLTKICQYLWQQGIDGFMPTIVTTSVEKIQRSLSTIAQFIQQIPPDQPTAKILGVHLEGPFLNPSKRGAHPQEHLLPLTLDHVQRVLGDYGNWVKIITLAPELDPTGTVIPHLTNLDIIVSLGHSQATADQAEQAFALGATMVTHAFNAMPSLHHREPGLLGSALVNPKVQSGFIADGQHVSPLMVELLLRMSGITATQETTNLIPLFLVSDALAPLGLPDGVYPWDQRQIEVKQGTARLSDGTLAGTTLPLLIGVQNLVQWNCCNVGDAIALATTAPRQALGLFSLIGQSATHLLRWKVHLCSQTTTLTWQRLFPDI
- a CDS encoding DUF2839 domain-containing protein; amino-acid sequence: MGEAKRRKQNLKEQYGQEEKIVSWLPITKNQSQQFIEITSKASWLGIGLLVAVWVTIRFIGPGLGWWQID
- a CDS encoding DUF1815 family protein — its product is MFLRLAEQHRKFVQDLVMNLQALATVLERQGYLASCYTCGGQMNSASFMVSLGENHLIRFLVSDYGITWTEMRDDRELMKLEGAEAIQQLQELANLMIYRGMPSASPLVMTPKLIQRV
- a CDS encoding alpha/beta fold hydrolase, with amino-acid sequence MVTLESDWQHLFVETNNIRLHTVTQGEGELVVLLHGFPEFWYAWRYQIPALARYFKVVVPDLRGYNDSDKPESGYDLDTLCTDIQGLIERLGYVKAHIVGHDWGGLIAWHFAQKFPQSLNRLAILNAPPPHRFVQELVSNLDQLRRSWFVFAFQVPGIPEWLIQQNLKEFVTNALREHAIRKGAFSAEETQIYEAALEKPGVLQAAMSYYRHLFWPPTWLLDWVRTPQKVMSPTLVLWGKEDSFLSHHLTEGLDRLIAAPFKLQLIPDCGHWMQQEVPQTVNRELLNFLRR